Genomic segment of Panicum virgatum strain AP13 chromosome 9N, P.virgatum_v5, whole genome shotgun sequence:
TCTTAGTTCTGCTTGACCTAGGTTCTACCTATATTCTCCTTTAATCACGTTGAAAAGCACCTGCGGTTGTAGATGCTTCATGATGAGGGTGTGCATATCCTAATTTCTCTTTAGGAGAAGCTCGAGATCGTTATCAAGTACAACTGGAACTGGCCTCAACGTTTCttcttttatagtatagatatatagatagaagaaaataaagACCAAAACCTAATAAGCCATAGCAGAACGAACGAGAGAACGTGCTCTCCTAGTTCGATCTATCGGCCGCCTGTTCCCATCATGGCCGCGCCCGGGCTCTCCCTGCTGCCGGACGACGTGGTCGCCGACATCCTCGTCCGCCTGCCGCCCCGCTCCATCGGCCGTATCCGCGCCGTGTGCAGCGCCTGGAACGCCATCACCTCCAGCCCGACCGCCTACCGCGTCCTCGCCGGGCGGCGCCCGGCCGCCGTCACCGCGATAATGAAGGGCAGTAGCTGTCTCGAGCTCGATGACGAGCGGCACCCCGTCGACATTGTCCGGTTCGACTTCTTCCGCGGCCGCTGGCGCCCCGACGTCCACAGCGCGCAGCCGTGCCCCCGGGCCGTCTCCCTCGACGGCATGATCATCTCCGCCGAGGCCTTCCGCTCTTGGGACGGGGTCCTCTGCACGCGAGTCTTCCCGCGGAATCCGCAgcctggcgccggcgccggcaccgacCACATGCTCTGGAACCCGCTCACCGACTCCTGCGCCATCGTGTCCGCccccgccggccatggccggatCATCGGCGGCTACGCCCACCCGGAGACCGGGCGCTtccacctcctccactcctCCGACGTGGCCGTGTCCGGTTACCGCGACATGGTGGCCCTGATCACCGTCCGGATCCTAGGGGTCGGTGACGGCGCAGGCTGGCGGGAGGTTCCCCTCCCACCTCCCCCGGTAGCAGCAGGTTGCTCGGAGTCAGAGACGACGACGGTCTCCATGAGGGGCGAGCGGGATCATTCAGTCAGCTTGCACGGCAACCTGCACTGGCTCGTGCAGCCGGGCTCCGGGAAGGTGGCGCTGCTCGTGTTCGACACGGTGCGAGAGGAGTTCCGGTTCCAGGCGGCACCGGACCGACGACGGCGCAGTCGCGCGTGGTGCCCGGCGGCAAGCTCTGCGTCCTGGCCCTGACCAAGGAGCAGCCGCTCGGGACCATGGAGGTGTGGGTGCTGGACGACTACTCCGACTCCCGGAGCTGGAGGCTCAGGGAGACGGTCGGCACCCAACTGCTGCCGGCGGcgttcgccgccgtcgccgccgtggaggtCGTGGAGGGCGTCCACGAGGGCGAGGAGATATTCGTCCAGCTGGGGCGCTGGATCCGCGTGTACAGTGTCCGGAGCAAGGCGTGGCGCACGGTGAGCGTCGGCCGGTGTTGCTCGACGCTCATGATGTACAGGCGGAGCGTCATGCAGCCTGAGATCAGCTTTGGGAAGGCTTTGCGAGGGTTCTGCCGCAGTAGGGTGACGCGTAAGTCGTGGAGCGGCACGTTCCGGCGTCGGTTGTATACTTCGTTTGACACAAGTAATTTGTGATTGATTATGTAATAATAGGCTATTTAGCAAAGGTGTTATTTTGATTGTCTGATCATGAGAAAAGTGAGCTAGGAACACATGAAGGTATGAACATATTTTATTGATAACTATATTGTAGTTACGGAGTAATTTGTcagccagccaaccagccagcagtgctTTTCTCTCATACCAAATTAGTACCAGCCACCAGTCAATCAGCAATATTTTTCTCATACAACAAATCAGTACCAGCAATGCAAGTGTTTTTTTTCAGTTGGTTAGTGTGAAATAGCAGTTGAGATGATTTTCATGATGTAGAAGACAGAATTAGTTTAATTCATACCTCTCTAAGTGGGGGAATTAGAAACGTTCTAAGTtgagataattttttttgtggaTGGTAAGAGATATGCCTTTTCTTGAAAAACATTACTGGCAGCAGCTGAGTCCAGTAGCTTTTAAGCAGCCTTCCAACCGTTGTAGAGCAGTTCGGCGCAATACAGAGCATACGAGAGTAATAGCTGAAGTAGAAAAGATTTCCAGGCTCGTAAACTAAAAGAGCCTCTCATGCTTGGTACACATAACTAGGTAAATTGCGCGCTACGCCGCGCCCACTTGAAAATATGGAGCAAAATGGTAGATGGGATTTGAAAATATGGAGCAAAATAGTAGATGGGTTGATGGTTACGTATGCCTATAGAGCAGAAGAGAAGTACGGTGGAGGGCGTGGAATGGGCTGATTGTTGCATATATCACCAAGTCCTTCTTGACAGGGGCGGGCCCACTATGTATAAAGGGTATTCACATGAACACCCATTATTTTTAGgaaaaaatttatatatgtagtatttatcatgtatatgaaagaaaaaataaaaaagaaacaacATATAATGGCCTAACAGGCTGAAAAATCAGTCCAATTTGTCCTCCCATCAATCGGCCCACGTTGCCCCCCTCCCCCGCAGCCCAAGGCGGCCCACGACATGCCCCCGCCCCACCCATGCCCGACCCCAACCCCAGCCCGTCGCCCCCACCATCCCTCACACTGCCTCCAAGCTCGAGCTCCCAATTCCCAAATCCCAAACCCTAGGCgactgcgggcggcggcggcgctcagcttggcggcgcacggcagtCGGCACGGGCGCACGACGGTCTGCGGCGGCGCTCAGCTCAGCTCGGGCTGCTCggctcggcggcgcgccgcgcgggAAACGGCGCGTGCTCGGCCCCGCGCGCGGCAGTCGGCACGGGCGCACGGCGTTCTGCGGCGGCGctcagctcggcggcggcgctcagctcagctcgggctgctcggctcggcggggccggcggccagGCGGCGCGTCCGTGCAGGAAACGGGCGTGCTCGGCGCCGCGCGCAGGGCGTCGCGgcgaccggcgccggcgcggcgagccaGCGCGCCAGACTGCCAGGggagcgggcgagcggcgcAAGCTGCAAGCAAGCCccgaggcggcgcggcagcaGGCAGGCCCACACGCAGAGGGCGACGTGCGGCTTCGGCGAAACGACCGAACGACGAATCCACGGGCCGCGTCGGGCGTCCTCTCCCCGGCACGTGTCGCTCAGGGAGCGTTCGACTGCTCCCGTTGCTCCCCCTCCAGGGCACATAGTAATAAGAGTACTATAGTATTTTGTCCATAACGCTCTGTTCGGCTAGCTATGGCCggtggctagtgctgatttgttgaGGAGTGTTGTTTGTTTGGTGGTTGATAAGGATGGCTAGCAAGCTATATAATGTGATCTGCAGGAGGttttttctatcttttttttttctgaatatgATTGGTGTAGGTTCTAAGCATTGGTCCGTCTAGATTGCATTGGTGTGGGAGGAAGGCGGTCTGATATGTAGGTGATTTAGTCTGTTTGATATTGGATACCAGAGAATGGCTGCAAATGTGGCTATGGTAATAGCTATGATCAAGCGAAAGAAACTTTGCCGCACTTCTTTTATTGAGATTGCAGCTAAGATATTAATGGAAGGTCCTAGAATTGGAGCTGCAATTTCAAATGTAGGAGACGAAGATGAGCCTGCCCTTGTAAATGGATCCCAGTCTCACCATCCGTGTTTGCTTCAGTAAAAGTTTTGGTGTCATTACTTGCTGCCGTTGTATTTTCTGATGGCTTAGCAACTGCAGAATCAGTAAAATTGCTGCTGTTTGTAGATGAAATTTCCTGTGATAGATTGTGATGAAAAATTAGTTGTTCCTGTTAATATCAGAATTGCCAACGAGTGTTTTAAACAATTATAGATTAAATGTTATTGATAGTATGACTTGGGGTGCAGCGGTGTAGTGATTTGAGTGGATATATAATTTTCTATTAGttttatatactccctccatattgtTTTATTTGACGTTAGGACATCAAACAATAGTTCATTTTCTATACAGATTCTTGTCTGAAACGTCAAATAAAAggatacggagggagtagtatctAGGGTAGGAACGTTAGACTACTATTGATTTGCAGCTCATTATTTTTAACATTTGTACGTAGTAGAATCTTCTGAAATTTCTCTATAAATGATTTCTCCATTAGAAAAATAGTTTTTGATTTTGAGACCATAAAAATCTGCAGAAGTGAAACTGCTTTGAGGCAAGCTTTTTCATATGCAATAGTAGGATTTAAATCAgcaggctcccaagaagaagaaaaaagctCCCTTCGGGGCGCTAACAACTCCAACTGTGGTAGCTCCAACTCCACTCCACATAAGACAGTGAACTCATCTGCAATTTCAGTGATTAATAATGCATATTGTAAACGGCATATTGATGCCGCAGCGCGGAGTAGTGCCATTGAGGACGATCCAACTATCAACATAGTATTGCTACAATGGCTCTTCTAAATTTAAACCTCAACAGAAGTTCAcaaaagaggggtagaggtttagacatgtccaacgaaggcctcctgagacgccggtgcgtaatggggttcttgagcgggtcgataatgtaaaaaggggtagaggtagacctaaactgacgtgggatgagtcggttaagagagaacttaaggattggaatatctctaaagagatagctttgaataggagcgcttggagactagctatcaatgtgcctgaaccttgatcttatttctttcggatttcatctctagcctaccccaacttgcttgggaaaaaaggctatgttgttgttgttgtagaaGTTCACAAAACTATTTTTCTCATTCAATTAACTTCATAGTAGTATTATGATGCTTCTCTTTTGCATAACAAGCACCGTGTTCCAGAAGATTCAACGCTCTCTATAATGCAACATACTTGATAATCGAAGGCACGAATTATGCACTGGTTATCTtgtcaacaaaaaccacaaGCATGGCACAAGATGACCTGGTGTAATGAACCTTTGTAGCCTGCTGTTTTTCTCCTGGCAATCTTAAGGATTTCAGCAACAACTTCATCAGGAAATGCACCACAGATCGACCATCACCTGTTAATCATTTAAGAATCCATAAATATAAATAAGTATATCAAGTTAATTTCGCATATCGATCTGAATTAGTACCAGGTGATTCCACAATTTCACCTAGCTAACTATTTGTGCTCTAGAGATGCCCCAAaacttacaacaacaacaacaacatagccttttttcccaagcaaattggggtaggctagagatgaaacccgaaagaaataagttcaaggttcaggcacattgatagctagtctccaagcgctcctatccaaagctatttctttagagatattccaatccttaaggtctctcttaaccgactcatcccacgtcagtttaggtttaCCTCTActcctctttacattatcgacccgctcaagaaccccattacgcaccggcgcctcaggaggccttcattggacatgtccaaaccatctcagccgatgctgggtaagtttctcctcaattggtgccactccgaccctatcccgaataattttgttccggactctatccctccttgtgtgcccgcaaaaccaccgcaacatccgcatctctgctacactcagttgctggacatgtcgtctttttgtaggccaacattcagcaccgtatagcatcgccggacgaattgctgtcctatagaatttgccttttagcttttgtggcaccctcttgtcacaaaggatgccagaagattgccgccatttcaaccagccagctgaaattctatgcctaacatcttcatcaatgccgccatccttttgtagcaccgatcctaaataccgaaaagtatccttctggaccaccacttgtccatctagactaacgtctcccccctcatgcctagtcgcgctgaaatcgcacatcatgtactcgatcatggtcctactaagtctgaaccctttcgactctaacgtgcgtctccaaaACTTAgttgaataaaaaaaatctaaatccACATCAATCTGGACACAAGATGATTGTGAATTCATTATCAAGATATAACATGACCATCAGAATTGGAGTGGGTTTTGGTTAATTCTAGGGTAACAAACCAACCCCTTGGTATTTAGTTTACATAATGCAAAATGACAACTTACATTAGCCGTATGGAAGATGGTCCTGTGACAGCAGCAACTTTCTGCGCCTTCTGTGTTTCATATTTATACAGGCCTTTGAGCTCTTTCTTTGCTTTCCGTGcttctcttttctcttctttcacTGCTGCCTATAGGTAAAGAAGGCCAGAGGCCAAGAATGTAAGAATTACAAAGAAAATAAATCTCAgcagcttttttcttttttgaaaaaagataATTCATCTCTACTGTCATGTAGGTTTTACAAATCACTTGACAAAGCCATATTGTAGATCAAGATGCAATACAAATAGTCAAAGTGACATTTTGGTATGTCTGCAGTTAAACTTTTTAAACATCAACTATCGACATTTCCAAGACAACTGATATTAATAATTTTCATGCTCTAAAATACTATGTAATAGAGGAAAGTAGTCAAGACCATGTCAAAATGTCCAAAAACACACTTTCTTGTGACCGAGGGAATAATAACTGATATGTAGTTGTTTCTGCACAGTTGACACTAAAACATATTTATCAGAGGTTAATACATATAAATCATGACTAATACTTCATGACGCTTATCTGTGAAGCTGACTACAAAACAAAACTAAAGCAGGCATATATGATTGGATAACTAAAGCCTGGTGAAGAAGAAACTGAACAATTTTAACATGCTTCTTTTCATTGTTCATGAGTTAATCAACATAATATAGTAACAAtactaaaaaaaaactaaaacaaaACTAGTTCTTTCTAGTTTTTACCTTTCTtaccttcttctcctcctttgTTTCCTTCTCAGCTCCTTTTTTAAATTTATCAGCAACTTCTGCGGGCTTtactttcttctccttttcacCAGCTCTTTTCCTCTGTGGTAGATATTCTACTGGCAGTTTCTCTTTCCCATGAAGCTTGATGATATCATTTGTTGTAGCAGTTTCTCCAGGGAAAACTCTAGGGAGCCGCTTTTTAGGAATTCCTGGAGTTTCAATCTTTCCAGGATGGTTATCAAGGTTAGAGAACGTGGAAACAATGGTCTCACAGTCCCAAACTTCCGATTCATCACTGCTTTCTGAAACAAGTACAACCTCCTCTTCTTCTGCAGTTTCATTTAAATATTTTTCAGCATACTCAGCACATTTTTTAATCACATGTGCAGATTCATCCACCTCATCTGCTGTGCTTGAGTCCAGTTTTCTACGAACAAAATCTGCTGGTGTTCTGTATTCTTCATCAACACATACATTCTGATTGTGGAATAATTTAAGTTCATCTATAACCTCACTTGGCAGTTCATATTCCCCATCTTTAGCACCtttgtcatcatcatcgctgTCTCCGTATTCTTCCAAAGCAAGCTGAAAGTTCATTCACGAGAAGTAAATTTTTAGCAAAGCATTTGAAACATAAAAGTCAAGCTTTGCACAATGGATTATACAATAAATGTCATAAACAGCTATGGCTGATGCAGTATCATGTATGTTAACTTATATTAGTTTCATTTAATGTTTGACTTGCTCGGTCCTGTTCTACCACTGATAGGTTCTTAACTCCACCCTGCCTAATCTTTCTATCTAGAGAGTCGCATCTACCAAATGCTCGAATAAAGACAGCAAGCCCATGAACAGTACACAACAAGTTACATAGGTCCTGCGGATATCTCCCAATACAATATaaggagagggaaggaggaggggggggggtagaTGTGGATATATCAAATTAACAATTATTTGTACCATAAAATCAGGGGTGCACTTGCAACAACAAAGAATTCTAACTCTGCATTATAGCATAATAAAGTAGTGTGGTGTGTGGACTTCCATTTTGTTCTGTATAAAAATAGGAATCAGATAACTTAATTATTATGTGTTGTGCATGCTCTCCCACAGCCTCTCTAATACGTTTTTCCATGTATAACAGACCAAATGTTAAAAGATGATCAAGTTAAGTAATTTCACCAGATCGAATTGTTCATCCAGCAATCGTCTCACTCTTGGCTTTGGAACATCCTCTTCAAAATCGAACTCCTCTTCCACATCACTGAACACACCATTCCCGTCTTCgtcctcatcttcctcctccaacTCCTGTCCCTCAGCACGATTAGCCATGATGACAAAATCCTCCTCCAGCCCCTCATCCTCTGACCCAGCATGTGACACATCGCTCTCATCGAGCAATCTCGCAACATCAGGGTCGACGGCCTTCTCAATCCGCCTCACAGGCGCCGTCTTGGCTGCCACCTTGCACATCGTCCTCCCCTCGTCCAATTCACCCTCGCTGGGACCAACCCGCACCCTGCTTGCATCGTACGCCTGCACAAGGAAACTAATATTAGGCACTCCACTGGAAGAAAGGGGCCTGGAGGCTTCAGAGGGAAGAGAACGACCTTGATGTCGAGTGGGAGgggctcgggccgggcggtGGAGCTGGGGACGAAGgatgaggctgcggcggcggcggaggggcggagctcgcggaggtggGAGAGGTAGTTGTAGCCGTCGTCGGGGAGGCCGAGCTCGAGAATCTCGCGGCGGACGTGCTCCGGGAGAgggccggaggcggaggagtgGAGGTGGTCGGCATCGGCGGTGGGGTCGGACAGGGTGCGGTCGAAGGGCTCCTCGTCGGCGAAGCCAGGGACGGTGTACTCGTTGTTGTCGACGCGGACGAAGACGCGGTCGTTGGggtccgcggcgccggcgcgcgggaagAGGCGAAACGTCGCGAAGTTGCGGGGCTtgcgcccgcctcctcctcctcccatggcgtcggcagtggcggcggcggcggcggcggaggggggtgggggtgggttAGGGTTTTGGGATTTGGAGAGCGGTGTGGACTGTGGACGAGAGGGGGACAAGAGATTTTGCTGCGGGTTTATAAACGAGAGAATATTTTGGTGAATCTGGACTGTCTAGATTGATACGGACGGCTAGGATTGCAGAAAGAAGGGAGGCTCCTATGGTTATTACCAGCAATTTCGTTTTGTAAGCACTCTCTGTCTATACTTTTATTTTAAGCAAAAGGCCAGCAAAGCATAAAATGCTATTCCAAAATTAACAGAGACATATTATTGCTCCAAACATTAGTTAGCTCAGGAGTATTTATCTACTGCTACATGAGAACAGAATTGCTGCTGACCCTGAAACTCACATGTTCAAACGAGCTGCGAAGGAACAACCAGAATGCCATCAGAATGTCCCAACGGCAGCGTTGTTCTTTTTTATAAGGACGGCAGCATTAATCATCTGTGATTTCTCCTAGTCATCCAGTCAATCTGCACTTCTGCAGAATGCACCTACGGATCCTGTGGAGTTAGTTTCGTCGTTGACATTTGCGCAATCATATCGGAGGGAAATCATTCTGCAAAGATATCGTGCCGCCATGTCTGACTAGCTCCTAATTAACTGTTCTATAACACCCAGCTGTCATCACGCGCCATTGCGGAGCCCAACTTATCGAACAAGAACTAACGAGTCCCcgtctttctcttcttcctcgcccCGTCGTTGGCGCCCCGGGGACGTGATCCGGTGATCGATCGACTCCTCGCTCCTTGCTCGGTCGCGCCATGCCCGATGACTCCAAGGTTTGTATTGATCAGCTACTCTTCGATCGGTGCTCCCTACCATTATTACTGCGTCAGATGAAACAAGAATGATCCATGCGGCCCCTCTGATCGCAGAAGATCGTGCTCAAGGTGgacatcgccggcgacgagtgCAAGGCCACCCGCGCCATGAGCACCGTCGCCAAGTTCTGCGGTATGTGCGCGCCATGCTAAACGTATCGTCTGCGCACAATGCGCGACGCGACCAGCGCTCCGTTGGTTGCGCCGTGTACTCGTGTGTAATTAATCTGATGGTgtgggcggcggcaggggtgaAGTCGATGGCGGTGGACGGCGAGAAGGGGACGCTGACGGTGGTGGGCGCGGTGGACGTGGTGCGCGTGGCCAAGGCGCTGCGCAAGGCCGGCTTCGAGGCGCGCGTCCTCAGCGTCGGCCCGGAGAAGGCGGAGGAGAAGAAGCCCGACGAGGCCGCCGCCAAGAAGCCCGCCGACGACGACCCCAagaagccgccgccgtgctgcccgGGCTGCAGCGCCTGCTGCCCACCGGTCCCGGTGGCTCCCTTCCCCGGCGCCGTCGTGTGCTACGAGGAGCGCCCCCCGGGCAACGACTGCGTCATCCTCTGATGGTGATCGCAGGCTACGGACTGGAGGTTGCAATGCCACTCCTCGTGCATTTTCAATTTTGATAGTTCCGTCGTTCATCCTCAAAGATCAAATGGCAATGTGAATCTGTGTATGATTGTATAATGCCAGGATACAAACATACGGATTAAGCTTTATTTACCTGACAATAACTCGTTTGTTTAACATTTTTGTCTTGTCGCATTCGAAAGAAATCAAAAGGATTCATTTAGCGGTCCACGCTGAGTTCATCTATTCAACTTGGGAAATATCCGTCCATCTGGGAATGTTTGGATGACCCGACTAAACTTTCAGTCACTATCACATTGGATGTTTGGATACTAATtataagtattaaatatagactaattataaaactaattgcatggATGGAGACTAATTCGTGAGACGAATCCActaaatctaattagtccatgatttgaCCATGTTGTGCTACAATAAACATATACTAATGttggattaattaggtttaatagattTGTCACGTGAATTACCCTCCATTTATgcaattggttttgtaattttTGTATATTTAATAATTCTAATTAGTATCTAAACAACTAATGTGATAGACTTTTTTTGCATAAATGGTGATAATTGACGGACGATTTTAGTTCCGTAAACAAGTTGCCCAACCAATAGAGTAGATTAATCGACCGGCAATTGTCAACAACGAATCTCCGAGTCCATTAACAAAAAGCACCAAGACAAGCGACCAATGCTGAACTCTGAACTCAGCCAATGCTGATTTCATTTTCAGTCCAGGTACCGCCAGCTGCTACCCTATTTCTATTTGGTTTCGGAATCGATCACCCTTGCGTGAGGCGTCGTATAAAACTGGAAGTATGACCATCGCATGTATCAGTTCACAACAGAATTCTGCTGGACTTACTGGTTCTCATGGTTTCGCTCTTTTTTGTGCTGCTGAATATAGGGGCGTGATGAACAAACTGATGAGCCAACCCGTCCCAACTAGCGGCACTCCAGTGACTGAGTGATTCTATGTGCTCATGACTGGAATGTGAACCTGCAGCATATCTGAAGCATATTTCCATGGAGAATCCGGCAGCGAAATGCTCCTGAGAAAAATGGCCGGAGAAAGTTCGGCCGCACCATATATTCCCTATCTCACAGTTGAGGTTGATACCTGATGCCCCTCCCGTCCCCATAAAATGGGTATGACCACCAGATTCCTCAGATACCTTTCGTTCCTGTTCAAACTTCTGATTGTAATAACCACTACGGTGTCACTAACGCCACCCACCAGCAGCTCCTCAAAACGGAGGATAAGAATCTAAACATAAAAGGCAAGGTGATCAGGGTATGATCAGCTGAACAACCTTGAGTGCTGAGGCGACTAACTGCCAACAAGTCCGTCAACTGCTCATAGTGCCCATTTTCTATGCTTCACTCAGCACCGAAAAGGATCTAACATTGGCAAGCACAAACAAGCATGGTTACAGATCAAATAGGCAAAGTAAGACAACAGATGCCGCGCAAGGGACCCGCACTCTGCTCTTTGATACAACCTCCAGCTCCTACACGCCAAAATAAtctattacaaaaccaactgcTTTGTAAAGCCTACAGTTTCAGATGTCGTGCATATATGCTTCATATCAATTTGCAACCCCCTGGACACCCCCCATCTTAACAAAGGAACGGCACTTCTTAGCAAAGggcaaaagaaaagggaaacaaaAGGCAGTAAACACCCCACAACACAAAAACAAACTTTAGAAGGACACTGGAGATGGAATCTGCCCCCAAAAGAACCTTTTTTCCTAATAACAAAAGAGAAAACCTGTATACATCAATTCGGACTGGCCAAGCATGCACCGCGAATCCGAAATGTTGAAGACAGAAAAGGCACATGGATTGCCAGATGAAAATTTGAACATAGTTGAAAAATAAAGACAGCAACACATTGGTGCCTTCCCTGACTGATAATTTACTACGCTAAGTGAGGCTGCAAGGAACAGACCAGGTCATGTTTCAACACTCATCCTGAAGATCGCCATATTCGTCCTTCGAGTGAGATTACCATAACAGAAACATCATCATGGTATTTCCGGCGATCACCCTGGGGGATATCCAATAACTCGTGAAAATCCATCCCTGCACGTGTTATTCAACACCCCCAAAAAAAGAAAGGCTTAGTTGCCAGAGGAAGTTCTCCAataaacaaatttttttttgcaatcaaTAGTTCAAGTTTTGAAAGTACTTCCATAATTTTACACATGTCAAGTCCTAGACATATAGATATCCTGCATTCAAAGGAAAAAGGTGACCAAACTTGGAAATAACTAAGGCAGCTGCATCCAAAATtcaccacccagaaacattttGTAAAACCTCTAATGCCATTAACATTGACACAGGCTCCTGGTGCAACATATGATATTTACTATTTATAGACTCTACTATGTGAGAAAAAATCAGGATACTGTCTGAGTGCCAAACAGTTTCCCATGATTATATTCAGAAAAATCAACAAGATATTCACAAAGCATATGCAGCCCACATGATGAATAGTTATGCTATAAGCAATGCTGCAGGAAAACTTTACTCATTCTAACATCAAGATGAAAGTAAACTGTTAAAATATATAATATCTGACAGCTAGATAGAAATAGAGTGCATTATTAATCAGCACAGTTCATTATACTAGAACCATAGAACCCTAATAATGTCATCTGAATCAAATTGGTCCAGGTTAAAATGTATGAAGGAAGAACTGACCATTCTTTTTGGCTGCCCGACATAGAAGTTCAGCTACAAGGTATTGCGCAGGGTCTCCCTCTGGTACATTTTCCATGAACCAGGAAACATGCGACACTACCTCATCATTGCTGAAATATTGATATAATCCATCTGAGGACAGTACAAGAAACCGATCATTTGTGCAGAGACGATGGTGAAGTACAGCAGGGTTGCAGCTGATATATGGTGAAGTCCCAACATAGTCAATGCGGAACATTTGAAGTAGTGCCTCGTTAAATTCTGGCTGCAATACGAAAAGAAATTAAAACAATAAAACATTCTGTTGCAACAGACAAAACATAGTTTGCCACCAGAAAGTATTGAGATTATGCTATATCAATAAGATTTCCATTTGGAGTTTATattaaaacaaagaaagaaacacCACGACCATTATATAAAAAATGTGTTCATCTTTAGTTATTTGACCGGCTGACCTGGCCTTTTCTGCCCTTTACATGGTTGGTTATCAAGGCAATAAGGGAAGGCTAAATGCTTAACCACCAACTTGAAACCTAGGTGAGGAGCACATGTGCTAACGTCATATGAACCAGCATGTAGCAGTTTCAATGCATAATAACGAAATACAAAATAGAGGATATTGCATTATGACAATTAATGGATATCATATGCATCGATGACTATAGCACCTTAGCCCACTCTTTTCCTTGTGGTTCTAGTACAGTAACCAAGGAAGTTGAGCCATCTATTGTTTTTATTATATCAAACCACAAACAAATA
This window contains:
- the LOC120691158 gene encoding protein LTV1 homolog isoform X2 encodes the protein MGGGGGGRKPRNFATFRLFPRAGAADPNDRVFVRVDNNEYTVPGFADEEPFDRTLSDPTADADHLHSSASGPLPEHVRREILELGLPDDGYNYLSHLRELRPSAAAAASSFVPSSTARPEPLPLDIKAYDASRVRVGPSEGELDEGRTMCKVAAKTAPVRRIEKAVDPDVARLLDESDVSHAGSEDEGLEEDFVIMANRAEGQELEEEDEDEDGNGVFSDVEEEFDFEEDVPKPRVRRLLDEQFDLLALEEYGDSDDDDKGAKDGEYELPSEVIDELKLFHNQNVCVDEEYRTPADFVRRKLDSSTADEVDESAHVIKKCAEYAEKYLNETAEEEEVVLVSESSDESEVWDCETIVSTFSNLDNHPGKIETPGIPKKRLPRVFPGETATTNDIIKLHGKEKLPVEYLPQRKRAGEKEKKVKPAEVADKFKKGAEKETKEEKKVRKAAVKEEKREARKAKKELKGLYKYETQKAQKVAAVTGPSSIRLM
- the LOC120691158 gene encoding protein LTV1 homolog isoform X1, which encodes MGGGGGGRKPRNFATFRLFPRAGAADPNDRVFVRVDNNEYTVPGFADEEPFDRTLSDPTADADHLHSSASGPLPEHVRREILELGLPDDGYNYLSHLRELRPSAAAAASSFVPSSTARPEPLPLDIKAYDASRVRVGPSEGELDEGRTMCKVAAKTAPVRRIEKAVDPDVARLLDESDVSHAGSEDEGLEEDFVIMANRAEGQELEEEDEDEDGNGVFSDVEEEFDFEEDVPKPRVRRLLDEQFDLLALEEYGDSDDDDKGAKDGEYELPSEVIDELKLFHNQNVCVDEEYRTPADFVRRKLDSSTADEVDESAHVIKKCAEYAEKYLNETAEEEEVVLVSESSDESEVWDCETIVSTFSNLDNHPGKIETPGIPKKRLPRVFPGETATTNDIIKLHGKEKLPVEYLPQRKRAGEKEKKVKPAEVADKFKKGAEKETKEEKKVRKAAVKEEKREARKAKKELKGLYKYETQKAQKVAAVTGPSSIRLM
- the LOC120689227 gene encoding heavy metal-associated isoprenylated plant protein 2-like gives rise to the protein MPDDSKSQKIVLKVDIAGDECKATRAMSTVAKFCGVKSMAVDGEKGTLTVVGAVDVVRVAKALRKAGFEARVLSVGPEKAEEKKPDEAAAKKPADDDPKKPPPCCPGCSACCPPVPVAPFPGAVVCYEERPPGNDCVIL